The genomic region AAATTTTATCACCGGCATACTAATGTGTCAATAATATATCCAAAATAAGCAGGGTAAGACCAATCTAGATTTTTCTCACCTCTAAGTTAGGGCCTGTTAATGCCATAAAAAATCAGCACTACCCCGGAAAATATGATACCAAGTTTAGTTAAGGATACCTTGCCGGCGATACCCACTAAACCCAGGGTGGTAACTAAAACCATCACCGTGGGACCAACCATGGCTAAAGCCGCATTTATCTTTAAAGCCGTTTCCACTCTGCCAAATTTTAACATTAATAAAGCGGCGGACATTTCTATGGTGGCAGATATACAGCGAAGTAAAGCCATTGCAAAAACTATTTTATCAGTTACAAAAAACATATTATCCCTCCGTTTCCTAATCCTTCTTTTTTAGATATGCGGCTGAGCTTCACTAAATGCATACAGAAGATGATACGGAGGCAAAATACATTTTGCCGACTTTTTGATAAAAAGGGATGTGGTTTAAGTGTCACAATCAGCTGCTGCCGGTGGCAGTAATAAAGAAAATAAATTCACCCTGGCCGCCCTGGCCGGGGTGCCTTTAATTATGGTGCTGGGTAATTCCATGTTAATACCGGTATTGCCCGAAATGGCTAAAGCATTAAAAGTTTCTCAAATGAAAATCAGTTTAATCATTACTCTTTTCTCTGTACCGGCTGGTTTGGTGATCCCCATTTCCGGGTTCCTATCAGATCGGTATGGACGTAAAAAGGTAATTATCCCTTCGTTAGCCCTATACGGCCTCGGTGGTTTGTTGGCCGGTGCGGCAGCGCTTATTTTTAAAGATGCCGCTTTCCCCTGGATACTTGGTGGTCGGATATTGCAGGGTATTGGTGCCGCCGGGACAGCCCCCATTGCCATGGCCCTTTGCGGCGACCTGTGGAAGGGGAAAGAACGAGCCAAATCTCTGGGGGTAATTGAGGCCTCCAATGGCATGGGCAAAGTCAGCAGCCCCATCCTGGGTTCCCTGTTGGGACTAATTGCTTGGTGGGCCATTT from Desulfotomaculum nigrificans DSM 574 harbors:
- a CDS encoding YqhV family protein; its protein translation is MFFVTDKIVFAMALLRCISATIEMSAALLMLKFGRVETALKINAALAMVGPTVMVLVTTLGLVGIAGKVSLTKLGIIFSGVVLIFYGINRP